The genomic window AACGCCGTATCTTCGAGGCGCGACGCCTGGCTGATGAGCCGATGACGCTGGAAGATCTCGCAGCCGAATTCGGCGTGTCCCGTGAGCGCGTGCGCCAGATCGAGGTCCGCGCGTTCGAGAAGGTGCAGGCTGCGGTCAAGACCGCGATCGCCAAGCAGGAACGAGAACTTGAAACGGCGTACTGATCATGCGCTGCAGGTAAGTCAAAAGCCGGCCTAAAAGGCCGGCTTTTTTTGTGCGAGCTCGCGCCCCACTATTCGGACAATTCGTACTAGCAGACACGCCGAGCGCTTCGTCGCAATGTCCCTTAGAGATAATCCCTGAAGTAAGCAGCAAGGCTGTCATCATTGTCGAGCGCGCCAAAATAAGCAGGCTCATCCATCAGCAGCGCACTGGCCTGCGACTTGTAGTCAGAGACACATCGTCGGCGCCCGGTAATGGCTGCGCCAGAATATCCCGGTAATTCTTGTAGGCGTCGACGTCGCCGGTGAAGATGCAATTGCAGCGGCCGGGATCAGCATAGACATATCGCGTCACACCGCCCGCCTTGTGCACGACGAAACGATGCGGCGGTAACGCGTTGAGTGCGCGGCGGCTGGCTTCATCGTTGGCAAGCCGCACACGGAAGCCGGCGGATTCGAGATAAAATCCGTTCTTCTCCAGAAACGCCTTGCTCGGTGCAACATACTGGGCCGCCAGCGGCCATGCCAGCAGCGCGAGGATCACTCCGGGGATACATCCGGGTAATGACGCGAAGCGTTGAGACGCGAGCCATTGGGCAATCATCGGAGACCTTCTGAAATCAATTGCAATAAAATGAAACGGCGTACTTTACGCCGCGCGCATTCGATTAGTCAGCAAAGAAGTTATTTACGTCTGGCATTGATTACCAAAAGCCAAGCTGGCGATATGCATATCGAATTCTTTCCCGGCGTGGTGTTGATTGCGCCAGCATTCCGAACTCGTCAATTCACCTTTCCTTCCGGCTTTTTGGCCTGAGTGCCCATCAGCAGCGCGTTGTTCAACGTATCGCGCAAATTGACCGCAGCAGCAGTCGTCATGCGCAGATGTGCCACCGCCTTGACGCGGCTCTTGACCTTCCCATGCGGCGCGGCCTCGATGAGTCCGGTTGCCAGCATGACATTGATCAAGCCGCTGTTATTGCCGTATGTCGGACAGATCTCGAAGAAAATGATCGGCGCATCCATCGTGCCCTCAACTGGAAGGTAGTGCGGATCAACAGGCACGGAGGGGTCTTCAGCCATTGCGACTCCTTGGGTTCATTTTTGATGACGAAAGATGGGACGAGAAAGACGCGCGCTTTGCGATTTTATACGGCTTTCTTTCCAACCGGATCTCGATTCTGACAGCTGTGTGAAGTCATGCACGGTCACGTGCAGAATGTCGATTCGACGTCACTAGTGTCCCAATCCCCGGTACTAGATGTAGATCGGTTCCGCGAACGTTCGCCAGCATTTTCGCTTTCGTCGTACTTCTGAAGAGACGTGAATAGAGCAATTCCATAGTCACATCATTGTATGAACGCCCGTTTCACGCAGGTGACTCATATATCTGCCCTAATGCAGAAGCATAGTCTGCACGCTCATCGAGTGAGTGCATCGGAATAATTCTGATCGTGCTCTCGTTTTGGAATATCGGAAGTCCGCACGAACCTACCGTCAAACGTCCGGCGGCGGATCGTGCAAAATCAGGAGACGAAGATGATCAACCGCTCGCCGGAAAAATTCGATCCCGATTACATTGCTACCCTGAGGAAAATCCTGGACGTTGCCGTGGAGCAGATTGCGATGGAAAATCGCACACCTGCAACCAAGGCGAAGATGGCGCAAACAATCGTACGAGAAGCATCCGAAGGCGTGACAGATGCCGGCGTCCTGGTTTCGCGTGCGGTTCGCGTAGGCGAGACGCCCGCAGCGTGAGGTCTCCTCGCCTTCCTCGTGCGCGAAAGCTGCCACGCCGACGCCGAGAGCGTCCGCTGCACGCTTCTAAAACTGAGATCAGGTTTGCTTCCCCACGAGTGCCGCGGATTTGAAGTTTTTCCGAGTGAAGCCGCGAGCTCGATAAAGAACTTCAAATCCAAAAGCGGCACTCAAATTTCAAATTATAGCCTTGCTCGTGTCCCTTTGATTCCGAAGTTCGCATCCGAGCAAGCCGCAAACCTGAGCGAACTTCGGAATCGGGACACGAGTGCGGGGACGGCCCAGTGGAGCGGATTTGACGTTCGCTACCCTGCTTGCCGCGAATTCGTGATGCGAACGTCAAATCCCAAAGCTCCATTAGGATCTTATATTTGCTAGTGGTCTTTCGATTCTAACGTTCGCAAGAGTGCCCGCCGAGACGGGATGCGTACGTTAGAATCGGACCACTAGATGAACCTTGCTACCCACTTACGAATGCGATGAAGCTGCTCGCTTCGGTTCGGCATGCACGGCACCTGCGTCGAGCCGGGGAGCATTCGTCGCAAACTGCTCATCCTGTGGCTTGGCAGGCAACTCGCCGTTGGCCTTCGCGTGATCAATCACCTGGGCGAGCAGCCTGAGCCCGAGCGGTGCGAGGGCCCTTTCCCACAATTCGCGTGCGGTCTCGCCTTTTTTGACAAAACACCAGTCCTGCATCGCAATGGCACCGGCATCGAGGCGATCGGACAGATGATAGATCGTGCCACCTGCGATCGGATCACCTTCCTTGATGGTCCATTCGACCGCGGCGATGCCGCGATGCCGCGGCAGCAACGACGGATGATACCCAATGCCGCCGTGCTTTGCGACTTTGAGGGCGTCGTGGCTGACGCGCGCATGACTGTGCGCGGTGACAATGAGATCGGTACCCGGTGCGATTTCCGATGGGACGATAAGTTTCGGCTCGGCTTGCACAACGACCTCGATACCAGCCTCGCGTGCTGCAGTAGCAAGCCTGTCCTGCCCATCGGCAACCACGACGCGGACAACATCGACGCCGTGACCGCGCAACATCTTCAATGTCTCGACGCCAAAGTGGCGCGAGCCGGCAAGCGTGATCTTCATGTCATAGCCCCAATATCTTTCTGCACATGATCGGCCTGGATAACCAGATCACGCTTATTCACCCCAGGCGGTGAAGGCCTCGTTGAATGCACGCTCGCCGGGCGCACCTTTTTCAATGGCAATAATCGATCGACGCTGGTTCGAGTAGACCAGCGGAATATCAAACCACGACCTCTCCTTGAGAAGCTGAAGGTTGCGCGACTTGTCGGCCTCGACATTTGACAGGCCAACGAGGAAGAAACCGTCGGTCACCTTCACCGCCAGTCCGGCCAACGGCGTTCCGCGGGCCTGCTCGTTTGACTTCATCAGGATACCGGGGACGTTGGCGACCGTGGCCCCGAAATCAGGCGGGAGTTGGAATGTCAGCTCAGCGGTGTGGCTAGCGGGAAGCGACGCATCGTTGTTGCGACGGATCGACAGCGACATCTTGAATTTCCGTTCCGGAATTTCAATGTCTGCGCGCACGCCGATATCGGGCGGCTGACCAGGCTGTCCCTTGACAGGCTCGGTACGCCAGACCACGGAACCGACGTATTGCCGCCCCTGCGGCGAGGACGGATCTTCGTCGTAAAGCACTACGCGTTGCGCGACAGGCGCGATCTGCGTCGACCCTGGTTGCCCGACACGATCTGCGATTTTCGGACGGACGCCATTGTCCTTTGGCGCCTCCACTACGGGGGCAGGTTTGAGCATCGCCTGCAGCGACGGATAGACCTTCTGATAGAACAGGAATCCGCCGCCGATCAGAACGAGCAGGAGGACGACAGCGATAAGGGCCTTGATCGGGAAACGCCGTGCAGGCTTTTCGTCCTCATGGGGTGGAACGTGTCCGCGTTGACGGCCAGCCTGCGGCTGGTAGTGCCCCGCCTCTTCGGATTCATCGTAATTGTAAGGTGCGCCTACGCCACCGTGCGGATCATCCGGCGACGGAGAGACATTCGAGTAAGTCCGCCGTGCCGAACGGTTAGCTTGTGCAGCGGCTCGACCGAGATCATCGGCATCCGCGACGAAATCACGCATCCGGGGCCCGGAGGGAGCCGCTCCTCCGCGGACATCTGGCGGGGACTCCGGCGCACCGCGGACTTCATCACCTCTTGGCCGAAGGCCAAGCGGCGCCTGAGGACGTGGCGGCGGTGGAGAAGGATCGGCGCGCAGATTGCGCGCGGGCCGCGGCGCCTCCAGCCCACCCTCCGGGCCGGGACGCGATGACCGTTGGATCGGTGGAGCCGGAGCACGCGACGTACGTGCGCTTTCCCTCAAAGCATCGCCGGGGCGCGAACCTTCACGGCGCGGCGGGGGTGGAGGCGCAT from Nitrobacteraceae bacterium AZCC 1564 includes these protein-coding regions:
- a CDS encoding hypothetical protein (product_source=Hypo-rule applied), with product MAEDPSVPVDPHYLPVEGTMDAPIIFFEICPTYGNNSGLINVMLATGLIEAAPHGKVKSRVKAVAHLRMTTAAAVNLRDTLNNALLMGTQAKKPEGKVN
- a CDS encoding methionyl-tRNA formyltransferase (product_source=KO:K00604; cath_funfam=3.40.50.170; cog=COG0223; ko=KO:K00604; pfam=PF00551; superfamily=53328), with the protein product MKITLAGSRHFGVETLKMLRGHGVDVVRVVVADGQDRLATAAREAGIEVVVQAEPKLIVPSEIAPGTDLIVTAHSHARVSHDALKVAKHGGIGYHPSLLPRHRGIAAVEWTIKEGDPIAGGTIYHLSDRLDAGAIAMQDWCFVKKGETARELWERALAPLGLRLLAQVIDHAKANGELPAKPQDEQFATNAPRLDAGAVHAEPKRAASSHS
- a CDS encoding hypothetical protein (product_source=Hypo-rule applied), which translates into the protein MINRSPEKFDPDYIATLRKILDVAVEQIAMENRTPATKAKMAQTIVREASEGVTDAGVLVSRAVRVGETPAA
- a CDS encoding hypothetical protein (product_source=Hypo-rule applied; transmembrane_helix_parts=Inside_1_12,TMhelix_13_35,Outside_36_134) translates to MIAQWLASQRFASLPGCIPGVILALLAWPLAAQYVAPSKAFLEKNGFYLESAGFRVRLANDEASRRALNALPPHRFVVHKAGGVTRYVYADPGRCNCIFTGDVDAYKNYRDILAQPLPGADDVSLTTSRRPVRC
- a CDS encoding hypothetical protein (product_source=Hypo-rule applied; transmembrane_helix_parts=Inside_1_278,TMhelix_279_301,Outside_302_518) — protein: MADYYPLIARAIAGLDPSAPGESRRALYERARTALIAQLRSVEPALSEAEITRERLALEDAVRRVEADAAKRAVAEGARSEQPRSRPETPPSQRGPETPADAPPPPPRREGSRPGDALRESARTSRAPAPPIQRSSRPGPEGGLEAPRPARNLRADPSPPPPRPQAPLGLRPRGDEVRGAPESPPDVRGGAAPSGPRMRDFVADADDLGRAAAQANRSARRTYSNVSPSPDDPHGGVGAPYNYDESEEAGHYQPQAGRQRGHVPPHEDEKPARRFPIKALIAVVLLLVLIGGGFLFYQKVYPSLQAMLKPAPVVEAPKDNGVRPKIADRVGQPGSTQIAPVAQRVVLYDEDPSSPQGRQYVGSVVWRTEPVKGQPGQPPDIGVRADIEIPERKFKMSLSIRRNNDASLPASHTAELTFQLPPDFGATVANVPGILMKSNEQARGTPLAGLAVKVTDGFFLVGLSNVEADKSRNLQLLKERSWFDIPLVYSNQRRSIIAIEKGAPGERAFNEAFTAWGE